A single Cucumis melo cultivar AY chromosome 4, USDA_Cmelo_AY_1.0, whole genome shotgun sequence DNA region contains:
- the LOC103495030 gene encoding U-box domain-containing protein 62-like isoform X1, which produces MSSEDINGLDSHLVFQNESLPFNCSSTPHRRLPDPPPKTRELCGFMDDKLFPVVDRDRFFSQQGEDFRRNVFGHNRNWNGTARTGSGKGSDEEDDDDDDDDEDEVDDGDDDVEGLVSLDDVNKCSKTANPIDNNNDRSDQSSEGLKNGINKLGNGKLKQHSSFCGTLLVKDALVGSSGATQSENNPQARLRNYPNAVTVAEPDSEAYYSQYLQSNEGSASGQKDLSTENGCGFGRRDVSFSGEPGESLRAILTDPVTGALMNDAMILPCGHSFGSGGIQHVLRVRSCYSCSQSVSEDSVAQNLSLQAAVQAFCREEELLFHRSPKRRRERFEQDKCGYGDLTLMDTQRGRGVQFPFAVTDRVIIKGNKRTPQRFVGREAVVTTQCLNGWYVVKTLDNAESVKLQYRSLAKVPNDATTKMITRKITPNWL; this is translated from the exons ATGTCCTCCGAAGACATCAATGGCCTCGACTCCCACCTCGTCTTCCAAAACGAATCCCTCCCTTTCAATTGCTCCTCCACCCCCCACCGACGCCTCCCCGACCCACCTCCCAAAACCCGCGAACTCTGCGGTTTCATGGACGACAAGCTCTTCCCTGTCGTCGACCGTGACCGATTCTTTTCCCAACAGGGAGAGGATTTCCGCCGGAATGTTTTCGGTCACAACCGGAATTGGAATGGGACAGCGAGAACTGGAAGTGGTAAAGGATCggatgaggaagatgatgacgacgacgacgacgatgaAGATGAAGTCGATGATGGCGATGATGATGTTGAAGGGCTTGTTTCTTTGGATGATGTCAATAAGTGTAGTAAAACTGCTAACCCCATTGACAATAACAATGATAGAAGTGATCAGAGTAGTGAGGGGTTGAAGAATGGGATAAACAAATTGGGAAATGGGAAGCTTAAGCAGCATTCTTCTTTTT GTGGGACTTTGTTAGTCAAGGATGCTTTGGTTGGGTCTTCCGGAGCAACTCAAAGTGAAAACAATCCGCAGGCAAGGTTGAGGAACTATCCAAATGCTGTTACAGTTGCAGAACCTGATAGTGAAGCTTATTATTCTCAGTATTTGCAAAGCAATGAAGGGTCTGCTTCTGGGCAGAAGGATTTGAGTACGGAAAATGGATGTGGTTTCGGGAGAAGGGATGTTTCGTTTTCAGGAGAGCCCGGAGAGTCTTTGAGAGCAATTCTCACTGACCCTGTGAC GGGCGCGCTCATGAATGATGCAATGATATTGCCGTGTGGGCATTCCTTTGGGAGTGGTGGAATACAACATGTTCTTAGAGTA AGATCTTGTTACTCATGCTCTCAGTCAGTTTCTGAAGACTCTGTTGCCCAAAACTTAT CTCTTCAAGCTGCAGTCCAAGCATTCTGCCGCGAAGAAGAATTATTATTTCACCGCTCACCGAAAAGGAGAAGGGAGAGGTTTGAGCAG GACAAGTGTGGTTATGGTGATTTGACTCTCATGGATACTCAAAGAGGTCGAGGTGTTCAGTTTCCTTTTGCAGTGACAGATAGGGTAATTATTAAG GGGAACAAGAGGACACCACAACGTTTTGTGGGACGTGAGGCTGTTGTTACAACACAGTGCTTGAATGGATG GTATGTGGTGAAAACGCTAGACAATGCAGAGAGTGTAAAGTTGCAGTACCGCTCACTTGCAAAGGTTCCAAATGATGCAACAACAAAGATGATAACAAGGAAGATCACGCCGAATTGGCTTTAG
- the LOC103495029 gene encoding uncharacterized protein LOC103495029: protein MGAWEGKLHGSMGRKIAREHGKLYWRTEKYELHQIVASNDSSLSHFQTGITSNDAATFGLGAIQVVANAVTTWVIDRAGHRLLLIISSAGMTLSLFIFAVAFVLKGMATKRAVDKKLVLLIVRKGHDGGKISLAYPNVLDPVSTCYGNTKNFGTHRLVFIGVLACEEKKLLLKNKT from the exons ATGGGAGCATGGGAAGGGAAATTGCATGGGAGCATGGGAAGGAAAATTGCACGGGAGCACgggaaattgtattgg AGAACAGAAAAGTATGAACTCCACCAAATTGTTGCATCAAATGACTCTTCACTATCACATTTTCAAACAGGTATTACCTCAAATGATGCAGCTACATTTGGCCTTGGCGCTATTCAG GTTGTTGCCAATGCAGTTACAACATGGGTGATCGACCGAGCTGGACATCGTCTTCTACTTATT ATCTCCTCTGCTGGAATGACTCTTAGCCTTTTTATTTTTGCTGTGGCATTCGTTCTAAAG GGGATGGCAACGAAGAGGGCAGTGGACAAGAAACTAGTTCTGCTGATAGTACGAAAAGGTCATGATGGTGGAAAAATTTCTCTGGCTTACCCTAATGTTTTGGACCCCGTCTCTACATGTTACGGAAATACTAAAAACTTTGGTACTCATAGGCTAGTCTTTATTGGTGTGTTGGCgtgtgaagaaaaaaaattattgctaaaaaacaaaacatga
- the LOC103495030 gene encoding U-box domain-containing protein 62-like isoform X2, with protein sequence MSSEDINGLDSHLVFQNESLPFNCSSTPHRRLPDPPPKTRELCGFMDDKLFPVVDRDRFFSQQGEDFRRNVFGHNRNWNGTARTGSGKGSDEEDDDDDDDDEDEVDDGDDDVEGLVSLDDVNKCSKTANPIDNNNDRSDQSSEGLKNGINKLGNGKLKQHSSFCGTLLVKDALVGSSGATQSENNPQARLRNYPNAVTVAEPDSEAYYSQYLQSNEGSASGQKDLSTENGCGFGRRDVSFSGEPGESLRAILTDPVTGALMNDAMILPCGHSFGSGGIQHVLRVRSCYSCSQSVSEDSVAQNLFQAFCREEELLFHRSPKRRRERFEQDKCGYGDLTLMDTQRGRGVQFPFAVTDRVIIKGNKRTPQRFVGREAVVTTQCLNGWYVVKTLDNAESVKLQYRSLAKVPNDATTKMITRKITPNWL encoded by the exons ATGTCCTCCGAAGACATCAATGGCCTCGACTCCCACCTCGTCTTCCAAAACGAATCCCTCCCTTTCAATTGCTCCTCCACCCCCCACCGACGCCTCCCCGACCCACCTCCCAAAACCCGCGAACTCTGCGGTTTCATGGACGACAAGCTCTTCCCTGTCGTCGACCGTGACCGATTCTTTTCCCAACAGGGAGAGGATTTCCGCCGGAATGTTTTCGGTCACAACCGGAATTGGAATGGGACAGCGAGAACTGGAAGTGGTAAAGGATCggatgaggaagatgatgacgacgacgacgacgatgaAGATGAAGTCGATGATGGCGATGATGATGTTGAAGGGCTTGTTTCTTTGGATGATGTCAATAAGTGTAGTAAAACTGCTAACCCCATTGACAATAACAATGATAGAAGTGATCAGAGTAGTGAGGGGTTGAAGAATGGGATAAACAAATTGGGAAATGGGAAGCTTAAGCAGCATTCTTCTTTTT GTGGGACTTTGTTAGTCAAGGATGCTTTGGTTGGGTCTTCCGGAGCAACTCAAAGTGAAAACAATCCGCAGGCAAGGTTGAGGAACTATCCAAATGCTGTTACAGTTGCAGAACCTGATAGTGAAGCTTATTATTCTCAGTATTTGCAAAGCAATGAAGGGTCTGCTTCTGGGCAGAAGGATTTGAGTACGGAAAATGGATGTGGTTTCGGGAGAAGGGATGTTTCGTTTTCAGGAGAGCCCGGAGAGTCTTTGAGAGCAATTCTCACTGACCCTGTGAC GGGCGCGCTCATGAATGATGCAATGATATTGCCGTGTGGGCATTCCTTTGGGAGTGGTGGAATACAACATGTTCTTAGAGTA AGATCTTGTTACTCATGCTCTCAGTCAGTTTCTGAAGACTCTGTTGCCCAAAACTTAT TCCAAGCATTCTGCCGCGAAGAAGAATTATTATTTCACCGCTCACCGAAAAGGAGAAGGGAGAGGTTTGAGCAG GACAAGTGTGGTTATGGTGATTTGACTCTCATGGATACTCAAAGAGGTCGAGGTGTTCAGTTTCCTTTTGCAGTGACAGATAGGGTAATTATTAAG GGGAACAAGAGGACACCACAACGTTTTGTGGGACGTGAGGCTGTTGTTACAACACAGTGCTTGAATGGATG GTATGTGGTGAAAACGCTAGACAATGCAGAGAGTGTAAAGTTGCAGTACCGCTCACTTGCAAAGGTTCCAAATGATGCAACAACAAAGATGATAACAAGGAAGATCACGCCGAATTGGCTTTAG